The DNA window CGGACCTGGGCGGGCGTCGGCAGCTCCGTGATCAGGGTGATCAGCGGAGAGACGAGCTCGCCTTCCCGGTCGGCGAGAAGCATGGCGCTGTCATGGCGGGGCAGCCCGGCGATGCGCTCCTTCAGCTTCTCCGGTTCCGTCGGAAGCCCTTCGAGCTCCTCGAACCCGATCTCGGCGCCCATCAGCCTGAACGGTGCCGGGTCCTCGACGGCGGAATCGGGCGTGGCGGACGACTCGTTCCTGGACCAGCGCCGGCCGTCGCGGGCGGTCCAGCTCTCCTGGACATTGGTCCCGTCCGGGACCTGCCACGTACGGGTGATGTGCCAATAAGTCCCCCTGCCCTGGAGGGTGTGCTCGGCGCTGGCCGCCGCCATGAGCAGGACGTCCCTGCCCGAGACCGGCGCTGTGGCGGGCTGGAACACACTGGTGACGATCACGGCGGCGGTCACCGCGGCGGCCACCGCCATGCCCAGCACCGGCAGGCGCCGGCGGGCGCGGCCCCGCGTCATCCTGTCCTGGAGGCGCCTCCTGCTGCGGGCGACCGCCTCGGCGGACGGTTCGGGCTTGGCGAGAAGGGTCGCGACGGCGTCCAGGTCATTCACGGGCGTTCTCCTTGTCGATGAGGGCGAGGATCTTGCTGCGGGCCCGGCTCAGCCGGGAGCCCACGGTGCCGACGGCGATGCCGAGCGCCTGAGCCACTTCGTCATAACTGAGCTGGCCCAGGGCCACGAGCAGCAGCACGTCGCGTTCGCCGCCGGACAGGGCGGCCAGCGCCCTGGCCAGCTGCGGCTGCAGGCGCTCGGCGGCGACCGAGGTGACGACCCGGTCCTCGTGGCCTTCCACGACGGGCTCGGGCCCCAGCTTGGCCAGCGCCTTGTAGTGGCGGGTCTCCTTGCGGCGGTGCCTGGCGATCAGATTGGTGGCGATGCCGAACAGCCAGGGCCGGAGGTCTCCGCGTTCCGGGTCGTACCGGTCGCGCCGGTCGAAGGCCAGCAGGAACGTCTCGGCGGCGAGGTCCTCGGCGATCTGCGTGTCCAGGCGGCCCGCGACGTACAGGTAGATGTCGCGGTAGTAGCGGTCGTGGACGGCGGTGAACAGGTGGGGGTCGCGCCGGTACCGGGCGACGAGCTCGGCGTCGGTCACCTGCTCGCTCGCTTCGGCGCTCACGTTCTTGTCTCCGGCATGCGGTCTGCCTTCTGGGTCTGCGGTCTCGATCACCCATCCTTCGCCGCAGGCCGGAATCGTCTTCCCGCACACCGGCGGCATGCCCCAGGTTTTCGGGACGTGTCCCGTTATAGGCACCTAAGATGCGCGGCATGTCGTCCCTGCCCCGCCATGAGCCATCGATCAGTCGTCCTGCTGCCTGGCGTGTCCGGCAGAGGTGGACCAGCCTGCTGCCGACGGGCATGAAGTCATGCCCGCCGCTGGGCTCCGCGGACGGCCACACCACTTATGTGTCGTCGGTGGTGACCACGGTCCTCGACGGCCGTCCCGTGGCGGTCACCGGGAGCGGCGACAACACCGTACGGGTCTGGGATCTGTCCACCGGTGAGCTGATCGGCGCCCCATGGACCGGTCACACGAACGCGGTGCGGGCGCTGGCGATGTCCGTGCTGGACGGCCGGCCCGTCGTGGTCAGCGGTGGTGACGACGGCACCGTACGGGCGTGGGATCTGGAGACCGGCGATCAGGTGTGCCGGCCGCTTCACGCACCACACCGGCGCCGTCACCGCCGTGGCCGCGACCCAGGTGGACGGCCGGGCGGTGGCGCTCGCCGGAGGCAAGGACGGCGAGGTCCGTCTCTGGGACCTCGCCCTGGGGAAAGCGGCCGGAGCGCCTACGCGGTGGCAGGAGCCTTGGGCGTGCCGTTGACGGCCCTCGTCCTGGAGGCCGGCGCACCGGCCGCGGAGGCCGTCCGCGTGCCGGGGTCCGCCGTGACGGCGACGCTGCTGGAGGTCTTCGAGGAGCCGACCGCGACGTTCGAGCTGCTGCGCATGCGCGTCCGGCCCGGCGTCGTGCAACACTCGCCGCCCCACGCCCCCGGCGTGACCGAACACGTCACGGTGTACGCGGGCGTGCTGCGCGCCGGCCCTGCCGACGCCCCTCTGGTGGCCGCGCCGGGCGAGCACATCTCCTGGCAGGCCGACGTCCCCCACGTCTACGGCACCGTCGGCCCGGACGAGGCGCTGGCCACTCTGCTGATCCGCTCCCCCCGGCAGTCCTGAGCCACCGCGATCCCGCCGGGCCCCTCTGGACAACCGCCACGTCCACCTGATCAACTTCGACGGTCTGAGCGCGACGAGCCGAGAAACGACCTGGCGAGCACATGAGCCTCATCACCCTGCGGCAAGCCGCCGAGCGCTTCGACCTTTCGTACGACGCTCTCCGGAGGATCGCGGCGGCCGGCCTGCTCCCTGACGTCGGCCCCCACGCCGGCAAGCCCGTCATCTCCACGGACGTGGCACGACGACTCCAGGCTCGTTCCGCCGTAGCGCTCCATGACCTCCTGCCGACGACAACGGGCGCCGCCACGATGGCGGTGCTGCGCGTCGACGCCGCGAAGCCCGTCCCCGATGAAGATCGTCCCTTCATCGGCTTTCATGCCGACCTGACGCCTGAAGACCTGTTGGAGGCGCTGCGCGGCTGGTGGGTGGGCAAGCCGGAAAAGATCGCCCAGGCCGGCATTCTCCCGGTGACACTCGGCGGCTTCGTCGTCGCCGTACTGACGGGGCTCAGCGGCTGGGACAGAAAAGTGACGGAAAACGGCCTGACCCGTCATCGTTTCGACGCGAGACTCGCCGGCTGCATCAGCGACCTCAGCACGCCTGCCAACATGATCACGGTCGGCCCGGCCGACGACCTGCGGATCGCCGGGCTCCTTCTCGGCAAGCGGCTCACCTCCACGGCCGGCGGCCCGATCGCTTACGTGACCGCAGCCTCTCGCTGACCGAGAGCGGCCACTGATCCCGTGACGTCCCCTTTTGACTCAAAAATGCACGAATTCTTGCCCGGTCTTGTCCAGGCGCAGTGATCCACGCCAGAATCAGTTCAGCCTTCAACTACTCGGTTGGAGCGTCACCGCACGGATAGGAGAGGCATGAAGCGCACCATCTCCGTTCTCGTCGCCGCCGGCGTCC is part of the Nonomuraea coxensis DSM 45129 genome and encodes:
- a CDS encoding CU044_5270 family protein — its product is MNDLDAVATLLAKPEPSAEAVARSRRRLQDRMTRGRARRRLPVLGMAVAAAVTAAVIVTSVFQPATAPVSGRDVLLMAAASAEHTLQGRGTYWHITRTWQVPDGTNVQESWTARDGRRWSRNESSATPDSAVEDPAPFRLMGAEIGFEELEGLPTEPEKLKERIAGLPRHDSAMLLADREGELVSPLITLITELPTPAQVRSAAFEALAATPGVRNAGPAEGGQELLIPLSGEMEIRMVVDPETARVARANILLTAEGGAALSNSYISVTTEWTDELPR
- a CDS encoding RNA polymerase sigma factor, which translates into the protein MSAEASEQVTDAELVARYRRDPHLFTAVHDRYYRDIYLYVAGRLDTQIAEDLAAETFLLAFDRRDRYDPERGDLRPWLFGIATNLIARHRRKETRHYKALAKLGPEPVVEGHEDRVVTSVAAERLQPQLARALAALSGGERDVLLLVALGQLSYDEVAQALGIAVGTVGSRLSRARSKILALIDKENARE